The following coding sequences are from one Saprospiraceae bacterium window:
- the rpsA gene encoding 30S ribosomal protein S1, protein MLDDNNLEHENEDFSPEEETQVESSEITSSENLEVPLKKEDEADSYLDETVDLETLLEVDDHSGPHDQFDWAISNKNTVNYSKEDQEKYLKDYDSSFNMISDGQLLTGRVGAISGNNVLLDIKYKSDGLIPLSEFRDMDLKPGDQVEIYVERTEDEKGHLQLSRKKAKLLRAWESLVDSYKNGSIVKGNVISKTKGGLIVDCMGLETFLPGSQIDIKPIVDYDAYVGKTMEFKVVKINETIKNAVVSHKVLIEGDLQEAREQVLSGLEKGQVLEGTVKNITDFGAFLDLGGVDGLLYITDISWGRINHPADVLEKNQKINIVVLDFDENKKRISLGLKQLMPHPWDVLPMDVVEGSIVKGKIVNIEDYGAFLEILPGVEGLIHVSEVNWNSQSVNAKDFFYIGQEFEAKAVTLDRNERKMSLSLKQLTEDPWTQIQKNYPVGSRHIGVVKNLTPYGVFVELGEGIGGMVHISDLSWTKRYNHPSEYTKVGNKLDVVVMEIDSESRKLSLGHKQLEENPWDTFENVFPVGSYHEATVIRKEDRGGYIVQLPYGLEAFAPTKHMKKEDNTQVAQDEAVTVKVIEFNRDDKKIVVSHSKYWEDVRREAEDIVKKEKDVENKKTQKVIEKQNSKIEMTTLGELEGFSALKEQLQDAAKAKLDAFHKTKQEKSDVVPAQEMTSKEEEAPVVDEIRHKEAEVKSPKKASKASAEGDDLKIIEGIGPKIAELLNADGIFTFKDLANAEVDRLKGILDAAGSRYRMHDPTTWPQQSALAADGKMDELKELQANLKGGKAE, encoded by the coding sequence ATGTTGGACGACAACAACTTAGAACACGAAAATGAAGATTTCAGCCCAGAAGAAGAGACTCAGGTCGAATCATCTGAAATAACCAGCTCTGAAAATCTCGAAGTACCTCTAAAAAAAGAAGACGAAGCGGATTCATATCTTGACGAAACAGTCGATCTTGAAACTCTCCTTGAGGTTGATGATCACTCAGGTCCGCACGACCAGTTTGACTGGGCTATCAGCAACAAGAATACTGTAAATTATTCTAAGGAAGATCAAGAAAAGTATTTGAAAGATTATGATTCTTCTTTCAACATGATCAGTGACGGACAATTGCTCACTGGACGTGTGGGTGCAATCTCAGGCAATAACGTATTACTGGATATCAAATATAAATCTGATGGCTTAATTCCACTTTCTGAATTCAGGGACATGGATCTCAAACCTGGCGATCAGGTTGAAATCTATGTTGAGAGGACGGAAGACGAGAAAGGGCACTTGCAGTTGTCTCGCAAGAAGGCTAAATTACTGCGGGCTTGGGAAAGCTTGGTAGATTCATATAAAAATGGCTCAATTGTCAAGGGTAATGTGATCAGCAAGACCAAAGGCGGGCTCATTGTCGATTGCATGGGTCTTGAGACATTCCTTCCTGGTTCGCAGATAGATATTAAGCCTATCGTGGATTACGATGCATATGTTGGGAAGACGATGGAGTTCAAGGTGGTAAAAATCAATGAAACCATTAAGAATGCGGTAGTATCACACAAAGTCCTTATTGAAGGAGACCTCCAAGAGGCAAGAGAGCAAGTGCTTTCAGGTTTGGAAAAAGGTCAGGTTTTGGAAGGAACGGTCAAAAACATAACAGACTTTGGAGCATTCCTCGATTTGGGAGGTGTCGACGGTTTGTTGTACATCACAGATATTTCTTGGGGAAGGATCAATCATCCTGCAGATGTGTTGGAAAAGAATCAAAAGATCAACATCGTAGTATTGGATTTTGACGAAAACAAGAAGAGAATTTCTCTTGGTCTGAAGCAATTGATGCCTCATCCTTGGGATGTACTTCCAATGGACGTTGTGGAAGGATCAATAGTGAAAGGAAAGATTGTCAATATTGAAGATTATGGGGCTTTCTTAGAGATTTTACCTGGAGTAGAAGGCTTGATACACGTATCTGAAGTAAATTGGAACAGTCAATCAGTCAATGCTAAAGACTTCTTCTATATCGGTCAGGAATTTGAGGCAAAAGCAGTTACACTCGATCGCAATGAGCGCAAGATGTCGCTGAGCTTAAAACAACTGACAGAAGACCCTTGGACTCAAATTCAAAAGAATTATCCGGTTGGATCAAGACACATAGGTGTGGTCAAAAACCTTACGCCATATGGTGTTTTCGTTGAACTCGGCGAAGGAATCGGAGGTATGGTTCATATTTCTGATCTTTCTTGGACCAAGCGTTACAATCATCCTTCTGAATATACTAAGGTGGGAAATAAACTGGATGTGGTTGTTATGGAGATTGACTCCGAATCGAGAAAACTTTCATTAGGACACAAGCAGTTGGAAGAAAACCCATGGGATACTTTTGAAAATGTATTTCCAGTTGGGTCATATCACGAAGCCACTGTCATCCGCAAAGAAGACCGAGGCGGATATATAGTCCAGTTACCATATGGTTTGGAAGCTTTTGCACCAACCAAACATATGAAAAAAGAAGACAATACTCAAGTTGCTCAAGACGAGGCAGTGACAGTAAAAGTGATCGAATTCAATCGCGATGACAAGAAAATAGTTGTCTCTCATAGCAAATATTGGGAAGATGTTAGACGTGAGGCTGAAGATATTGTGAAGAAGGAGAAAGATGTCGAAAACAAAAAAACTCAGAAAGTCATAGAGAAGCAGAACTCAAAAATTGAAATGACCACTTTGGGTGAACTTGAAGGCTTCTCAGCTCTAAAGGAACAATTACAAGATGCGGCAAAGGCCAAATTAGATGCTTTTCATAAAACTAAACAGGAAAAATCAGATGTCGTGCCTGCTCAGGAGATGACTTCAAAAGAAGAAGAGGCTCCGGTTGTAGATGAAATCCGCCACAAAGAAGCTGAAGTGAAGAGTCCCAAAAAAGCGTCTAAGGCAAGTGCAGAAGGTGATGATTTAAAAATCATAGAAGGCATAGGGCCAAAAATCGCAGAGTTGTTGAATGCAGATGGTATTTTCACTTTCAAGGATCTGGCAAACGCAGAGGTAGATAGACTGAAAGGGATTTTAGATGCGGCCGGATCACGGTATCGTATGCATGACCCTACTACTTGGCCTCAGCAATCTGCACTTGCAGCTGATGGCAAAATGGATGAACTTAAAGAACTGCAAGCCAACCTAAAAGGTGGAAAAGCAGAATAA